In a single window of the Spartobacteria bacterium genome:
- a CDS encoding superinfection immunity protein — protein MIAAGILCLLLYLLPAVIAFNRGHEYRWPIFAINLFVGWSFIGWIVALVWAVMPKGKLS, from the coding sequence ATGATTGCGGCAGGCATTCTTTGCCTGCTGCTGTATCTTCTTCCGGCCGTCATTGCGTTCAACCGAGGGCATGAGTATCGCTGGCCGATTTTTGCAATCAACCTCTTTGTTGGGTGGTCGTTCATCGGATGGATTGTTGCCCTGGTATGGGCGGTCATGCCCAAAGGCAAGCTGTCGTGA